In a single window of the Campylobacter fetus subsp. testudinum 03-427 genome:
- the thiE gene encoding thiamine phosphate synthase (Pfam match to PF02581.13 TMP-TENI): MCKLYVLTDSKLTPQNTIFDQILELLNSGVKLVQYRNKMQNHDMKLLKSVVHLCDDFNAKLIINDDPFLAKTCGAHGVHIGKDDENIKKAKELLGKNSVIGVSCYNDINLALKAQKDGASYVAFGAMYPSKTKPNAPLCDHDTIKKAKEILGAPICVIGGINELNLKKVSDLKPDLIAIISAAYSPKSISENISNLNKIIRN; this comes from the coding sequence ATGTGCAAACTATACGTTCTAACAGATAGTAAGCTAACACCGCAAAATACTATCTTTGACCAAATTTTAGAGTTACTAAATTCAGGTGTAAAACTAGTCCAATACAGAAACAAAATGCAAAATCACGATATGAAATTACTCAAATCCGTAGTTCATTTATGTGATGATTTCAACGCAAAACTTATCATAAACGATGATCCGTTTTTAGCCAAAACTTGCGGAGCACACGGTGTTCATATCGGAAAAGACGATGAAAATATAAAAAAAGCAAAAGAGTTGCTAGGTAAGAATTCCGTCATAGGAGTTAGTTGCTACAACGATATAAATTTAGCGCTGAAAGCTCAAAAAGATGGCGCTTCTTACGTTGCTTTTGGAGCGATGTATCCAAGCAAAACAAAGCCAAACGCTCCTCTTTGCGACCACGATACTATAAAAAAAGCAAAAGAAATTTTAGGTGCTCCTATCTGCGTTATAGGCGGAATAAATGAACTAAATTTGAAAAAAGTTAGTGATTTAAAGCCTGATTTGATAGCTATAATAAGTGCTGCTTACTCTCCAAAAAGTATCAGCGAAAATATATCAAATTTAAATAAAATTATAAGGAATTAA
- a CDS encoding amino acid ABC transporter, permease protein (Pfam match to PF00528.18 BPD_transp_1) yields MTNLLNEKSFKFLFSIAIIVIGIYYTYPIDITEAQRDAYIDSYLTTLGLTLGGISIGIVLGFILAFLKFLNIKILSFIIDEYIDIIRGTPVLLQLMIFAFVILATLSDNFYAAVIALGLNSSAYVAEIVRSGINSVDKGQMEAARAMGLNYSVSMRQIIFPQAIKNILPALANEFISLFKETSVVGLIGIFDLTMQSKSLQATLFSPEPILFAGVIYYANVKLFSLLAKLLENRLNKND; encoded by the coding sequence TTGACAAATTTGCTTAATGAAAAATCTTTTAAATTTCTTTTTTCTATAGCCATTATAGTTATAGGAATTTACTATACTTATCCTATTGATATCACAGAAGCTCAAAGAGACGCTTATATAGATTCGTATCTTACTACGCTAGGTCTTACTTTAGGTGGTATTTCTATAGGTATCGTACTTGGCTTTATACTAGCTTTTTTAAAATTTTTAAATATCAAAATTCTATCATTTATCATAGATGAATACATAGATATAATTCGCGGCACTCCTGTACTTTTGCAACTTATGATATTTGCTTTTGTCATACTTGCTACGCTTAGTGATAACTTTTACGCCGCGGTAATAGCTCTTGGATTAAACAGTTCTGCATACGTCGCTGAGATCGTAAGAAGTGGTATAAATAGTGTAGATAAAGGTCAAATGGAAGCAGCACGCGCAATGGGGCTTAATTACAGCGTTTCTATGCGCCAGATCATCTTTCCACAAGCTATCAAAAATATACTTCCTGCTCTTGCAAACGAGTTTATAAGCTTGTTTAAAGAGACTTCAGTCGTCGGACTTATAGGTATATTTGACCTCACTATGCAAAGTAAAAGCTTGCAAGCAACACTCTTTAGTCCTGAGCCTATATTATTTGCCGGAGTGATTTATTATGCAAACGTTAAACTCTTTTCTCTTCTTGCAAAACTTTTAGAAAATAGGCTAAACAAAAATGATTAA
- the bacA gene encoding undecaprenyl pyrophosphate phosphatase (Pfam match to PF02673.14 BacA) produces the protein MDFLSAIILGIVEGLTEFLPVSSTGHMILSAKLLGLEQTSVLKCFEVVIQLGSILAVVFMFFDRLKEDFNLWIKLMVGFVPTAIIGFLAYKHIKALFEPNTVAYMLIIGGIVFIVVELWHKKINYEGDTKTLHEVSFKQAFIIGLSQCFAMVPGTSRSGSTIITGLLCGLSREVAARFSFLLAIPTMFAATAYDTYKNVDIFVQNVNAMWMFLLGGFIAFVVAFVVIKLFLKFVSKFSYISFGIYRIVLGSVFLIYFL, from the coding sequence ATGGATTTTTTAAGTGCCATAATACTAGGTATAGTCGAAGGTTTAACCGAATTTTTACCCGTTAGTTCAACTGGACATATGATACTTAGCGCAAAACTGCTAGGGCTTGAGCAAACAAGCGTGTTAAAATGCTTTGAAGTCGTTATCCAGCTAGGGAGCATTTTAGCAGTTGTGTTTATGTTTTTTGATAGACTAAAAGAGGATTTTAATCTTTGGATAAAGCTTATGGTAGGTTTCGTGCCAACAGCTATCATCGGTTTTTTAGCTTACAAACATATAAAAGCTCTTTTTGAACCAAACACGGTTGCTTATATGCTTATCATCGGAGGTATCGTTTTTATCGTGGTTGAACTTTGGCATAAAAAGATAAACTATGAGGGTGATACGAAAACCTTGCACGAAGTAAGCTTCAAACAAGCTTTCATAATCGGACTTTCACAATGCTTTGCTATGGTACCAGGCACGTCAAGAAGCGGCTCTACCATTATCACAGGTCTGCTTTGCGGACTTAGTCGTGAAGTGGCGGCTAGATTTAGCTTTTTACTTGCAATTCCTACTATGTTTGCGGCGACTGCGTACGATACGTATAAAAATGTAGATATATTCGTACAAAATGTAAATGCTATGTGGATGTTTTTACTTGGTGGATTTATAGCTTTTGTAGTGGCTTTTGTGGTTATAAAACTATTTTTAAAATTCGTATCTAAATTTAGCTATATCAGTTTTGGAATATATAGGATAGTGCTTGGCTCAGTGTTTTTAATCTATTTTTTATAG
- the csdA gene encoding cysteine sulfinate desulfinase (Pfam match to PF00266.15 Aminotran_5) translates to MLNLEKVRENIILKEGIYYFDWTASGLGYKGVEDEILRVLHTYSNTHSECSDCAKITTNYYENARSGLKILLEISDDFYLLPCGFGSTAAIKKFQEIMGIYIPPATKAVLGNLNIDKNNLPLVIVSPYEHHSNEVSFRSGLCEIYRVPLALDGGIHWGELDRVLKINKNRKIIASFSAASNVTGVKTDIVNLYKMVKKYNGIVALDASSISAYENIPCDLYDALFISPHKLLGGVGSSGLLVIKKELCNGTQPTFAGGGTVSYVSRKSVKYLDNIELLEDAGTPGITELIRSYLAFKLRNDISLDRIKKIEQQHLEYFEDGLRSIKNMICYCPKSISRLPIFSFNIKDISAYSLANTLSIKFGVQSRAGCACAGPYGHDLLGLKDDDEFLNKPGFVRVSLHYTHTKDDMDYLLNSIKEAVSKKLIDP, encoded by the coding sequence TTGTTAAATTTAGAAAAAGTAAGAGAAAATATAATCTTAAAAGAGGGAATTTATTATTTTGATTGGACGGCTTCTGGACTCGGATACAAAGGCGTCGAAGATGAAATTTTAAGAGTATTACATACATATTCAAATACCCATAGCGAATGTAGCGATTGTGCAAAAATCACTACAAATTATTACGAAAATGCTAGAAGCGGATTAAAAATACTTTTGGAAATTAGTGATGATTTTTATCTTTTACCTTGCGGTTTTGGAAGTACTGCAGCAATCAAAAAATTTCAAGAAATTATGGGAATTTATATTCCTCCGGCTACAAAAGCGGTTTTAGGAAATTTAAATATAGATAAAAATAATTTGCCTTTAGTCATCGTCTCACCTTATGAACATCATAGTAACGAAGTTAGCTTTAGAAGTGGTCTTTGTGAAATTTACAGAGTGCCTTTAGCGCTTGATGGCGGCATTCACTGGGGTGAGCTAGATAGAGTTTTGAAAATAAATAAAAATAGGAAAATTATAGCTAGTTTTAGCGCTGCTTCAAACGTAACTGGTGTCAAAACTGATATCGTAAATTTATATAAAATGGTGAAAAAATATAACGGTATAGTCGCCTTAGACGCTTCAAGTATTTCTGCTTATGAAAATATACCCTGTGATCTATATGACGCGCTTTTTATCTCTCCTCATAAACTTTTAGGCGGTGTTGGTAGTTCTGGACTTTTGGTTATAAAAAAGGAGCTTTGCAATGGCACCCAGCCTACATTTGCAGGTGGTGGTACCGTAAGTTACGTAAGTAGAAAAAGTGTAAAATATTTAGATAATATCGAGCTTTTAGAAGACGCTGGAACTCCTGGGATAACAGAGCTGATAAGAAGTTATCTAGCCTTTAAACTAAGAAACGATATCAGTTTAGATAGAATTAAAAAGATAGAACAGCAGCATCTTGAGTACTTTGAAGATGGTCTAAGAAGTATAAAAAATATGATTTGTTACTGTCCAAAATCCATTTCAAGACTACCCATATTTTCATTTAATATAAAAGATATCTCTGCGTATTCATTAGCAAATACTTTAAGTATTAAATTTGGAGTTCAGTCACGAGCAGGTTGTGCGTGTGCAGGACCGTACGGACATGACTTGCTTGGACTTAAAGATGATGATGAGTTTTTAAATAAGCCGGGCTTTGTAAGAGTTAGTTTGCACTATACTCATACAAAAGATGATATGGATTATCTTTTAAATTCAATAAAAGAAGCTGTTAGCAAAAAATTAATCGACCCGTAA
- a CDS encoding putative protein (DUF234 domain) (Pfam match to PF03008.10 DUF234), which produces MKSYDNIFEAIEYEILRNYKNISKHFDFDENGKEIKIFLKKLARSDRKKFNALKQIPRKTGSVIINDLLSKNIIQIEKSREIKPKSTKHHKIKKELRHYQVQDKIHFKNNFTRFWFRFCEPNLELLDKNEFETVLNLIKQGFELYCSLPFELACMELLAKELNIQKELITSYWDKENEIDIFVEFDGFTMVGEAKYKDRKICKNVLNILQAKCKRSNLNPNLIALFSKSGFSNELLNLKNDKILLFEINDFKDIYE; this is translated from the coding sequence TTGAAAAGTTATGATAATATTTTTGAAGCTATCGAGTATGAAATTCTGCGTAATTATAAAAATATATCTAAACACTTTGATTTTGATGAAAATGGTAAAGAGATAAAAATATTTCTCAAAAAACTTGCAAGAAGTGATAGAAAAAAATTTAACGCCTTAAAACAAATTCCGCGCAAAACAGGAAGCGTAATCATAAACGACTTATTATCAAAAAATATTATACAAATAGAAAAATCCAGAGAGATAAAACCAAAATCAACCAAACATCACAAAATCAAAAAAGAGCTAAGACACTACCAAGTTCAAGATAAAATACATTTTAAAAACAACTTCACACGGTTTTGGTTTAGATTTTGTGAGCCAAATTTAGAATTACTAGATAAAAATGAGTTTGAAACTGTTTTAAATTTAATAAAACAAGGATTTGAGCTATACTGCTCACTGCCTTTTGAGTTAGCATGTATGGAGCTTTTAGCAAAAGAGTTGAATATACAAAAAGAGTTGATTACAAGCTATTGGGATAAAGAAAATGAGATTGATATTTTTGTAGAATTTGATGGTTTTACGATGGTTGGGGAAGCAAAATACAAAGATAGAAAAATATGCAAAAATGTACTAAATATACTTCAAGCAAAATGCAAAAGATCAAATTTAAATCCAAATTTAATAGCACTATTTTCAAAATCAGGCTTTAGCAATGAACTTTTAAATTTAAAAAATGATAAAATACTATTATTTGAAATAAACGATTTTAAGGATATTTATGAGTGA
- the flgS gene encoding two-component system, sensor histidine kinase (Pfam matches to PF02518.22 HATPase_c, and to PF00512.21 HisKA) has product MSELLTNNSETKHIQDGLKSLIEQTYLIEKEYKTLTTSYSNLQKFIQDIVESLGAALWVIDMDGKAVLKNAKADENEHILSLIDFKKTNQEVEFGSQFYAIKITQNDGNKIILATDISDEKRSARLVSMGAVAAHLSHEIRNPIGSISLLTSTLLKRADNKNRPLIEEIQKAIFRVERIIKATLLFTKGVYINKQVFNLEKLEQNCRTAINQYAFTKEIEFKFSGFNAQISGDIDLLDMVFSNFIFNAIDAIEEDEGETGTVKIEHKFENNEHNFYISDSGVKIDKDIVFEPFKTTKLKGNGLGLALSIEIISAHKGSIALQNNPKEFTISLP; this is encoded by the coding sequence ATGAGTGAATTATTGACAAACAACAGCGAAACAAAACATATTCAAGATGGATTAAAAAGTCTTATAGAACAGACTTATCTTATAGAAAAAGAGTATAAAACTTTAACCACTTCATATTCAAATTTACAAAAATTTATCCAAGATATCGTTGAGAGCTTAGGTGCAGCTTTATGGGTGATAGATATGGACGGAAAAGCGGTACTAAAAAATGCAAAAGCAGATGAAAATGAACATATCTTAAGCTTGATAGATTTTAAAAAAACAAATCAAGAGGTGGAATTTGGCTCACAATTTTATGCTATAAAAATCACTCAAAATGACGGAAATAAAATAATCCTAGCAACAGATATAAGCGATGAAAAAAGAAGCGCAAGACTCGTATCTATGGGAGCAGTAGCAGCTCATCTCTCACACGAAATCAGAAATCCTATAGGTTCCATTTCTTTGCTCACAAGCACTCTTTTAAAAAGAGCTGATAACAAAAATAGACCACTCATAGAGGAGATACAAAAAGCGATTTTTAGAGTTGAGCGTATCATTAAAGCAACTCTGCTATTTACAAAAGGCGTCTATATAAACAAACAGGTATTTAACTTAGAAAAACTTGAGCAAAACTGCCGTACTGCGATAAATCAATACGCATTTACAAAGGAGATAGAGTTTAAATTTAGCGGATTTAACGCTCAAATTTCAGGCGATATCGATCTTTTAGATATGGTTTTTAGTAATTTTATATTTAATGCTATAGACGCGATAGAAGAAGATGAAGGCGAAACAGGAACGGTAAAAATAGAGCATAAATTTGAAAATAATGAACATAATTTTTATATAAGCGATAGTGGAGTAAAAATAGATAAAGATATCGTTTTTGAGCCGTTTAAAACAACAAAATTAAAAGGAAATGGGCTAGGACTTGCTCTTAGCATAGAGATTATCTCAGCCCACAAAGGAAGCATTGCTTTACAAAATAATCCAAAAGAATTTACTATTAGCCTGCCTTAG
- a CDS encoding amino acid ABC transporter, periplasmic arginine/lysine/histidine-binding protein (Pfam match to PF00497.16 SBP_bac_3), which produces MKSFFKFIVAIFLAASFTNAADVLKVGTNATYPPFEYIDNQNQITGFDMELVDAISKKAGFEYKIVNMSFDALIPALKAGKIDAVASAMSATPDRVKAVDFIKPYYTTENLFIKQAKNADLTSKQSLEGKKIGVQLGTVQETAARAIKGVKVMANEDIFAAIMALKNGKVDAVLVDSSIGYGYLKKNEDLVEFLKEPDGSEGFSIAFDKNKHKDLIEKINQTIEELKNDGTYNKLLEKYDLK; this is translated from the coding sequence ATGAAAAGTTTTTTTAAATTTATCGTTGCTATTTTTTTAGCAGCAAGTTTTACAAATGCCGCAGATGTATTAAAAGTAGGTACAAATGCTACGTATCCGCCATTTGAGTATATAGACAACCAAAATCAAATCACTGGTTTTGATATGGAACTTGTAGATGCTATAAGCAAAAAGGCGGGATTTGAATACAAAATAGTAAATATGAGCTTTGACGCTCTAATCCCTGCTTTAAAAGCTGGAAAAATAGACGCAGTAGCATCTGCTATGAGTGCAACTCCTGATCGAGTAAAAGCGGTTGATTTTATAAAACCTTACTATACTACGGAAAATTTATTTATCAAACAAGCTAAAAATGCGGATTTAACATCTAAACAGAGCTTAGAAGGTAAGAAAATAGGCGTTCAGCTAGGAACAGTTCAAGAAACAGCAGCTCGCGCTATAAAAGGTGTTAAAGTTATGGCAAATGAAGATATATTTGCAGCTATAATGGCGCTTAAAAACGGTAAAGTTGATGCTGTTTTAGTAGATAGTTCTATAGGCTACGGCTATCTAAAGAAAAACGAAGATTTGGTTGAATTTTTAAAAGAACCTGATGGCAGTGAGGGTTTTTCTATAGCTTTTGATAAAAACAAACACAAAGATTTAATCGAAAAAATCAACCAAACCATAGAAGAGCTAAAAAATGACGGAACTTACAATAAACTTCTTGAAAAATACGATCTAAAATAA
- a CDS encoding amino acid ABC transporter, ATP-binding protein (Pfam match to PF00005.23 ABC_tran), protein MIKIENLVKNYGNLKVLNNISTEIKKGEVVAIIGPSGGGKSTFLRCINRLEEPTSGHIFINGADILAPKTNINKIRQKVSMVFQHFNLFANKTVMQNLTLAPLQTGLCDLKTANDRASDLLKKVGLCDKADAYPHKLSGGQKQRIAIARSLAMEPDIILFDEPTSALDPEMIGEVLSIMKDVASGGLTMLVVTHEMGFAKNVANRIFFMDKGVIAVDDTPKNIFGNCTHQRLNEFLNKILNH, encoded by the coding sequence ATGATTAAGATAGAAAATTTAGTAAAAAACTACGGAAATTTAAAAGTTTTAAACAACATAAGCACCGAGATAAAAAAAGGTGAAGTAGTGGCTATCATCGGACCTAGTGGCGGCGGAAAAAGTACGTTTTTACGCTGTATCAACCGTCTTGAAGAGCCAACAAGCGGTCATATTTTTATAAACGGTGCGGATATCTTAGCCCCAAAAACAAATATAAACAAAATTCGCCAAAAAGTCTCTATGGTATTTCAGCATTTTAATCTTTTTGCCAACAAAACTGTGATGCAAAATCTAACTCTTGCCCCACTTCAAACAGGACTTTGCGACCTAAAAACAGCGAACGACAGAGCAAGCGATCTACTAAAAAAAGTAGGACTTTGCGATAAAGCAGATGCTTATCCACACAAACTAAGCGGTGGACAAAAACAACGCATAGCCATAGCTAGAAGCCTTGCTATGGAGCCTGATATCATACTTTTTGACGAGCCAACAAGTGCGCTTGATCCAGAGATGATAGGTGAAGTTTTGAGCATTATGAAAGATGTTGCTAGTGGTGGCTTAACAATGCTTGTAGTAACTCACGAAATGGGATTTGCTAAAAATGTAGCAAATAGGATATTTTTTATGGATAAAGGCGTTATAGCAGTCGATGATACGCCAAAAAATATATTTGGAAACTGTACTCATCAACGTTTAAATGAGTTTTTAAACAAGATATTAAATCACTAA
- a CDS encoding Na+/proline symporter (Pfam match to PF00474.13 SSF) yields the protein MSFGVYIAIALYFGVLLMIGRMSYNKRSSLNEYLLDNRSLGPVMTALSAGASDMSGWMLLGLPGALYLSGIANMWIAIGLSIGAWANYKYLAKRIRIYTEVASDSITIPDFLENRFKDRTKVLRIISGVFILVFFTLYVSSGIIAGGKTFESFFGLNFSLGAIFTLFIVVFYTFFGGFKAVCLTDAFQGTLMFLVLVLIPVVAFLNLNTPSDSSFFTELSKYSQMAGKDHLNLFAGQTFLGVLGLLAWGLGYFGQPHIIVRFMAIRSSKELDKARFIGISWMVLGLIGAMASGLIGFVYFNQIGMPLKDPETVFLKLGEVLFHPFIVGVIISAVLAAIMSTISSQLLVSASSITRDFIFAFYKKEVSQKTQVLVGRFAVVVVAVVATLIAFNSTDTVLGVVGNAWAGFGASFGPVLLFSLYSRHMSALSALVGMLVGGISVLLWISFGLSSVVYELLPGFVFACTAIALVNKYNDMIEKMSHEPNLSVIGEEFDKMKQRIES from the coding sequence ATGAGTTTTGGTGTTTATATAGCGATTGCACTGTACTTTGGTGTTTTGCTTATGATAGGCAGAATGTCTTATAATAAACGTTCAAGCCTAAATGAGTATCTACTTGATAATAGAAGTTTAGGTCCTGTTATGACTGCGCTGAGTGCTGGAGCTAGCGATATGAGCGGTTGGATGCTTTTAGGACTACCAGGAGCTTTATATCTAAGTGGTATAGCAAATATGTGGATAGCTATCGGACTTAGCATTGGAGCATGGGCAAACTATAAATACCTTGCAAAACGTATAAGAATTTATACTGAAGTCGCGAGTGATAGCATAACTATACCAGATTTCTTGGAAAATAGATTTAAAGATAGAACAAAGGTGCTTCGTATCATCTCTGGCGTTTTTATACTTGTATTTTTTACGCTTTATGTAAGCAGCGGGATAATCGCTGGAGGCAAAACTTTTGAGAGCTTTTTTGGACTGAATTTTAGCTTGGGAGCTATTTTTACACTTTTTATAGTCGTGTTTTATACGTTTTTTGGTGGATTTAAAGCAGTGTGTTTAACAGATGCGTTTCAAGGCACTCTTATGTTTTTGGTGCTTGTTTTGATACCAGTAGTTGCTTTTTTAAATTTAAATACTCCGAGTGATAGCTCATTTTTTACTGAATTATCGAAATATTCTCAAATGGCTGGGAAAGATCATTTAAATTTATTTGCGGGACAGACTTTTCTTGGAGTGCTTGGGCTTCTTGCTTGGGGGCTTGGGTATTTTGGACAACCTCATATAATAGTTAGGTTTATGGCTATACGTAGCTCAAAAGAGCTGGATAAAGCTAGATTTATCGGTATATCGTGGATGGTTTTAGGACTTATCGGAGCTATGGCTAGCGGACTTATAGGCTTTGTCTATTTCAACCAAATAGGAATGCCTTTAAAAGATCCTGAAACGGTGTTTTTAAAACTAGGAGAAGTATTGTTCCATCCATTTATAGTTGGCGTGATCATATCTGCTGTTTTAGCCGCGATAATGAGTACTATATCAAGTCAGCTTTTAGTAAGTGCAAGCTCTATTACAAGGGATTTTATATTTGCGTTTTATAAAAAAGAAGTTAGCCAAAAAACTCAAGTTTTAGTAGGTCGTTTTGCCGTCGTTGTGGTGGCTGTAGTCGCTACTTTGATAGCGTTTAACTCTACTGATACTGTTCTTGGAGTAGTAGGCAACGCATGGGCTGGATTTGGCGCTAGTTTTGGACCGGTGCTTTTGTTTAGTTTGTATTCTCGTCATATGAGCGCATTATCTGCTTTAGTTGGTATGCTAGTTGGTGGTATAAGCGTACTTTTATGGATAAGTTTTGGTTTAAGTAGTGTTGTTTATGAGCTACTTCCAGGATTTGTATTTGCTTGCACGGCTATAGCTCTTGTAAATAAATATAATGATATGATAGAAAAAATGTCACACGAGCCAAATTTATCCGTGATAGGTGAAGAATTTGATAAAATGAAGCAAAGAATCGAGAGTTAG